The Flavipsychrobacter sp. genome contains the following window.
TTAGCTTGAAGTGCCACAGAAATATTGAAACCCATTGGCGTAGGCACATTATTACCGGCAGAGGTGAGAGAATATACCGTATCAAGAGGTATCCACGCTGCACTATTATTCTCCGACCCAACGTGGGTACCTACCTTATAGTATATATAATAATTGGCTGTAGTTCCTGAATAGATATTGACATCAAAACCTGTCACAGTCATAGCCGTATTGGTAACAATATCAAACATTGCACCTCTCTGGCCATTATTGGTATTGTATGGAGTCATAGCCGTATCTGGCGAGCCAGACCCTCCTATTGTAGCTCCAGCATAATAAGTTGTAGTTGCTGTAGGGTTAGGAATTGTCAAAGTACTGCTCGTACCTATAGCACTCCCACCTGTTGAAGCTGCAAACCAGTTAATGCTAGCTCCCGTAGAGGCAACAGCACTCACTTGTCCGCTAACGCCGGCGCAGGTAGAACCACCTGTTACGGAAGCAACCGTTGGTAAAGCCGTGACAGTAAGGGTGCCTGAATTAGAAGTTGCAGCCGGGCTAGCACTACCCGTTGCAATACATCTATACCTATAACTATTATAAGTTGTAGTAACGGCAGTAAGTGTTAATGTACTTGTTGTAGCACCACTATAAATACCTGCATTAGAAACATTGCTCCATGTACTACCGCCATTTGTGCTTACTTGCCACTGGTAACTGTTTGCATTGCTGGCTACAACACTAAATGTGGTATTAGAACCCGCACATGCACTTTTATTTACTGGCTGTGTTGTTATAGAAGGTGCTTGAGCATAAGCCACACTACTTATTAGTAATAGGCATATACTGAATAGCACTTTCTGAAACCCTTTAATACTTCCGGCAATCATATATCTGTATTTTTATATTTATTCAAACTATCATTCCTTGTCTTTATCTCATCTATCCTTCCATTCAATGCCTTTACCTTTTGTTCATAGGCATACCAAATGGAAAAACCTATGATCATATACACGACAATTACCACCAGGACAATCAAGTGTCGCCTCTTAAAACCAAACTTATTTTTGGATATAACGAGCATTAAGTAAATATGCTCAGGAACAATTCTCCAGTCAATTATTGTGCGTTACAATATGGTAGTATTGGCGTCACAAAAGCGTGACAACATTACTAAACAACAACTTATAGATACAATTAAAATGAAATAAGTGTAATATCTATTATATAGTATCGATAATATAGGATAAGGTCTCGTCGTCGGTTATATTAAACTTTTTACGAAGTCGATACTTGTATGTTCTCATTGAATCGGGCTGAACACCAAGTATGCCAGCCATTTCTTTATTGGATAACTTTAGTTTACTCAACACTATAAAACGAATATCGGCAGGACTTAGACCTGGTAGTTTTTCCTTCAAACGGTTAATATAACCTGTATGTACTTGCTCAAACAATCGTCTAAATTCCTCCCATTCTCCATCAGTAAGTATTGTGGAATCATATAGCTGCTGCAAAATCACATTATCATTTTTTTCGCTATCTAACTGATCAAGATTCTCTTGCAATCTGTTGATCTCGTCTGTCGACTTCTCGATCAAAAGATTCTTTTCTTGCAAGCTCTTAGTATAGCTTTCTAGCTGAGCAGATGCATTTTGGAGTTTGGTCTCCGTAAGCTCTTTTTCAAATAATAAAATTTTACGGTTTGTTTTATGCTTAATCCTTTGCCTATTAATGATTAAATAGGTAATAATTGTCAATAGTACCAGACCTATCAATAATCCATTACGCACCGTTGTAACAAGCTCCTTTTCAACATTTAGTTTTTCTATTTCCTTATCATGCACCTCTTGTCTAATTCTTGTTTCAACACGGGCCAATTGCATTATATCATCTCTTTCTACTAATACTTTTGCATATAGATCTGCAGAGTCTCTAAGATGATGTGCTTGCTTATAGTCACCTGACATTATCATGAGCTTAGCTGACACATTATATAATGCAGGTAAGTGCTTTGTCTTATCTCGCATACTATCTGCAAACCTCCACCCTCTGTCTAGATAGAGTTTAGCCTGCTCAAGATCACCTACCTCAACAAAAGCATCTACAAGCTTTACAATAGAGTTAACCCCGTTATCAAATGCACCAAAAGAAAAGCTTCCTTCCACATCTCTTTTCAATAAGGGAATAGCCTTCTCATAAAAACCTTGCTGGTAATATGATATCCCAATGTTTCCCAAAACTATAGCCTCCCAAATACTGTCTTGTGTTTGTTTTGCTATTGCAATACACTGTTCAAAATAATAGATAGCTGAATCGTATTGCTTATTATTCCTGTGTATTAAACCTAATGTGTTTTTACATTGAATTCCAACCTTTGTCCGCCAACTATTATTGACTGTATCGGCAATTAAGAGATACTTCTTTGCATTTACATAGTCTCTAAAGTTATAATAAGCATTACCCGTATGAACTATTATAGATTTCTTATTAGGTAGATCAGCTGAAGAAATCTGAGTTACGGCAGAATAGTTTTCTATGTATTGAGTAAACGCTTTTTGATAATTGTGTAGATGATAAAAATATTGACCAGCAAGCTCAAACCGAATTAATACTACATACTTATCTAAACTTTTCTGGTTGGCTTCATCAAGAAGAAGCTTCAATTCATCTACCGCCTCTTCATTCCCATAATAGTTATTATGTTTTAGATAATACCAGTTACCTAGTTTTGCTTCCATCAAAAGACCTTCATCGCCTTCTTTTTCTGCAAGCCTTTTTATTGTCGTGTATGCCTTTGCCCAGTCAGCACTATCTGCATGTTTTAGCTTTTGAAAGACTGTTGTATCAAACAAAGGGACCCTTTCGGCATAGGTTTTATGCAATAGGTATCGGTACTCATCTTGAGCATAACTTTCTAACCCGAATAAGAAAGAAATACTTATTACAATAAGTAAAAATGAACTATATTTTTTGAACAACATTTAATATGCTGTAAACTTTTAGGTGAAAGAATAAGGTAAATATATTCATAAATATATTCCCTCCAATTTGTACCTAAATATACAAACCGTAAAAAATTAGGCTTCTATATATTCAGACAGCCAAACTTCAGTAGTAACTAGTTGCCAAAGTTTAGTAAAATATACCCCTTCATCTTTCCTCTTCCACCACTTATCTATTGTCGCATTATTGAACAACTGCCTTTTCTTAAGCGCAGTTAATTTTTCGTTAGCATAATCTTGAATACTATTATCTTTCTGCAACCATTTATTTAATGGCAAACTAAAACCTTTTTTAGGCATAATAAGATTATCATGAGTAACATACTTTTCAGACACCTTGCGCAAAAGTGGTTTATTAATAATAGTACTGTAGCGAATATTTATAGGGAGTGTAGCCACCCATTCTATTAATTCATGGTCAAGAAAAGGATAGCGCATTTCCACACTATGTGCCATAGCACTCAGATCATCACGATAAACATGATGAGCGCCTACATAATTTCTCATATCATAGTAAAACAATGCTTCAGGAATATCTAATAATGAACTCCCTTTATCATCACTCAACATTTCTGCTAAAGAAAGTACAGGCATACTAGTTAACTGAGGTAGCTCATATGTCTTCATTCCTTCTCTATGATGTGTATGAAACTTTAGAACAGTATCTATCTCAAGATGATATTTTACTTTTTTGATCGTATCACTTAATGCAGGTATTAGCTTATTATATTTAGCATAGCGTAAACGCAACTGCCATTTCATATAGCTGAGATAATAGGCATACCCACCAAACACCTCATCTGCACCTAGCCCATTCATCACCACTTTGTAACCTTCTTTATGTAAATAATCAGAAGCAGCAAACCCCGGCTCTAAGTTTGAATATGGCTCTTCAAAATGTTTCAATGTAGCATCCAAGTTATTTAAAACGTCTTCGGGCTTTAAATAATGGACATGATGTTTCACCCCCAACTTTTTAGCCATAGCTATCGCTTGAGGTAACTCATCAGCTCCTTCACCGGTTCCATCAAACCCTAAAGTATAAGCATGAAAATTGCTGTTTTTCTTCACACACATTGCTGTTAAAGTAGTCGAGTCTATACCGCCACTCATCAAAGAAGTAACAGGAACATCTGAACGTAATTGCATAGAAACTATTTGTTCCAAACGCGCCTCCAGTTCTTTAGCTGCAGCTTGCTCTGATATTGTTTGCTTCTCCTTGTCAACAGGAATATCCCAATACCTAACCTTGGTTACCTTATTGGTATTTATATCGACCTCTAAAAAAGAAGCAGGTTCAATAGAACTTATGTTCTTAAAACAAGTATATGGATAAGGTGTTGTTTGCAGTTGATAATTAGCAAATACGCCATCCCAATTAACATCAGGCTTTACCCATGGGGCTTTTAAAACCGCCTTTATTTCTGACGCCCATGTAATCCCCTCGTTAGACCGATGATAAAACAACGGTTTAATTCCAACTCTGTCGCGCACTAAAAACAGTCTACTTTTCTTATTATCAACCAAAACAAAGGCAAACATGCCATTTAGTTTTTCTACTACAGATATTCCCCACTGCTCATACCCTCTCAATATCACTTCTGTATCTGTATCACTTACAAACCGAGCACCTAGTTGTGACAATTCTAATCTTAACTCTCTGTAGTTATATACCTCACCATTAAAGGACAAGGCTATACCATTCTCTTTCGAAACCATTGGTTGATGTCCATGATAAGACAGATCTATGATAGACAACCTTCGAAAGCCTAAA
Protein-coding sequences here:
- a CDS encoding tetratricopeptide repeat protein; protein product: MLFKKYSSFLLIVISISFLFGLESYAQDEYRYLLHKTYAERVPLFDTTVFQKLKHADSADWAKAYTTIKRLAEKEGDEGLLMEAKLGNWYYLKHNNYYGNEEAVDELKLLLDEANQKSLDKYVVLIRFELAGQYFYHLHNYQKAFTQYIENYSAVTQISSADLPNKKSIIVHTGNAYYNFRDYVNAKKYLLIADTVNNSWRTKVGIQCKNTLGLIHRNNKQYDSAIYYFEQCIAIAKQTQDSIWEAIVLGNIGISYYQQGFYEKAIPLLKRDVEGSFSFGAFDNGVNSIVKLVDAFVEVGDLEQAKLYLDRGWRFADSMRDKTKHLPALYNVSAKLMIMSGDYKQAHHLRDSADLYAKVLVERDDIMQLARVETRIRQEVHDKEIEKLNVEKELVTTVRNGLLIGLVLLTIITYLIINRQRIKHKTNRKILLFEKELTETKLQNASAQLESYTKSLQEKNLLIEKSTDEINRLQENLDQLDSEKNDNVILQQLYDSTILTDGEWEEFRRLFEQVHTGYINRLKEKLPGLSPADIRFIVLSKLKLSNKEMAGILGVQPDSMRTYKYRLRKKFNITDDETLSYIIDTI
- the asnB gene encoding asparagine synthase (glutamine-hydrolyzing); this encodes MCGITGFIRFRDEVAASVLESMNNTIRHRGPDDEGYVCINAEGVLDSYFGEDSVEEIKHKNKHIQSAGTCSVGLGFRRLSIIDLSYHGHQPMVSKENGIALSFNGEVYNYRELRLELSQLGARFVSDTDTEVILRGYEQWGISVVEKLNGMFAFVLVDNKKSRLFLVRDRVGIKPLFYHRSNEGITWASEIKAVLKAPWVKPDVNWDGVFANYQLQTTPYPYTCFKNISSIEPASFLEVDINTNKVTKVRYWDIPVDKEKQTISEQAAAKELEARLEQIVSMQLRSDVPVTSLMSGGIDSTTLTAMCVKKNSNFHAYTLGFDGTGEGADELPQAIAMAKKLGVKHHVHYLKPEDVLNNLDATLKHFEEPYSNLEPGFAASDYLHKEGYKVVMNGLGADEVFGGYAYYLSYMKWQLRLRYAKYNKLIPALSDTIKKVKYHLEIDTVLKFHTHHREGMKTYELPQLTSMPVLSLAEMLSDDKGSSLLDIPEALFYYDMRNYVGAHHVYRDDLSAMAHSVEMRYPFLDHELIEWVATLPINIRYSTIINKPLLRKVSEKYVTHDNLIMPKKGFSLPLNKWLQKDNSIQDYANEKLTALKKRQLFNNATIDKWWKRKDEGVYFTKLWQLVTTEVWLSEYIEA